From a region of the Streptomyces sp. NBC_01454 genome:
- a CDS encoding NADH-quinone oxidoreductase subunit M — protein MSFPLLTVVAAVPAAGAIATAALPAAKRTAAKWLALLVSVVTFALALVVAFRFDPGSKSPYQFTESHAWISDFGVRYELGVDGIAVALIALTTLLIPFIILAGWHDADPLEEATPNRRWRPTQGFFALILAVEAMVVISFEATDVFVFYLFFEAMLIPMYFLIGGFGDRAGGDDEDEAARRRSYAAVKFLLYNLAGGLIMLAAVIGLYAVTADQLGNGTFSLQQIVEARAAGRLHIGTGTERLLFLGFFFAFAVKAPLWPLHTWLPGAMGESTSPVAVLITAVVDKVGTFAMLRFCLQLFPEASSWATPVILVLALISVLYGALLAVAQRDIKRLIAYASISHFGFIILGIFAMTSQGQGGATLYMVNHGISTAALMLVAGFLISRRGSRLIADYGGVQKVAPILAGTFLIGGLATLSLPGLAPFVSEFLVLVGTFSRYPVIGIIATLGIVLAALYVLVLYQRTMTGPVKPQVSGLPDLRVRELVVVAPLIALLLFLGVYPKPLTDLVNPAVDHTLSVVDKKDPKPTVQVDAVPGGGRHGHAVREQDAEAAK, from the coding sequence ATGTCGTTTCCCCTGCTGACGGTGGTGGCCGCGGTGCCGGCGGCCGGTGCGATCGCCACCGCCGCGCTGCCCGCCGCCAAGCGCACCGCGGCCAAGTGGCTCGCGCTGCTGGTCTCGGTGGTCACCTTCGCGCTGGCGCTGGTGGTCGCGTTCCGCTTCGACCCCGGCTCCAAGAGCCCCTATCAGTTCACCGAATCGCACGCCTGGATCAGCGACTTCGGTGTCCGCTACGAACTCGGCGTGGACGGCATCGCGGTCGCCCTGATCGCCCTGACCACCCTGCTGATCCCCTTCATCATCCTGGCCGGCTGGCATGACGCCGACCCCCTGGAGGAGGCCACGCCCAACCGGCGCTGGCGGCCCACCCAGGGCTTCTTCGCGCTGATCCTGGCCGTCGAGGCGATGGTGGTCATCTCCTTCGAGGCCACCGACGTCTTCGTCTTCTACCTCTTCTTCGAAGCCATGCTGATCCCGATGTACTTCCTCATCGGCGGCTTCGGGGACCGGGCCGGCGGCGACGACGAGGACGAGGCCGCGCGCCGGCGGTCCTACGCCGCGGTGAAGTTCCTGCTCTACAACCTCGCCGGCGGACTGATCATGCTGGCCGCGGTGATCGGGCTCTACGCCGTCACCGCCGACCAGCTCGGCAACGGCACCTTCTCGCTCCAGCAGATCGTCGAGGCCCGGGCGGCCGGCCGGCTGCACATCGGCACCGGCACCGAGCGGCTGCTCTTCCTCGGCTTCTTCTTCGCCTTCGCGGTGAAGGCGCCGCTGTGGCCGCTGCACACCTGGCTGCCGGGTGCCATGGGCGAGTCCACCTCACCGGTCGCGGTGCTCATCACCGCGGTGGTCGACAAGGTCGGCACCTTCGCGATGCTCCGCTTCTGCCTCCAGCTCTTCCCCGAGGCCAGCAGCTGGGCGACGCCCGTCATCCTGGTGCTCGCGCTGATCAGCGTGCTCTACGGCGCGCTGCTGGCGGTCGCCCAGCGCGACATCAAGCGTCTGATCGCCTACGCCTCGATCTCCCACTTCGGCTTCATCATCCTGGGCATCTTCGCGATGACCTCCCAGGGCCAGGGCGGCGCGACGCTCTACATGGTCAACCACGGCATCTCGACCGCCGCGCTGATGCTGGTGGCCGGCTTCCTGATCAGCCGCCGCGGCTCCCGGCTCATCGCGGACTACGGCGGCGTCCAGAAGGTCGCCCCGATCCTCGCCGGCACCTTCCTCATCGGCGGTCTGGCCACCCTCTCGCTGCCCGGTCTGGCGCCGTTCGTCAGTGAATTCCTGGTCCTGGTCGGCACGTTCAGCCGCTATCCGGTGATCGGCATCATCGCCACCCTCGGCATCGTGCTCGCCGCCCTGTACGTCCTCGTCCTCTACCAGCGGACGATGACCGGGCCGGTGAAGCCCCAGGTGAGCGGCCTGCCCGACCTCCGGGTGCGGGAGCTGGTCGTGGTGGCGCCGCTGATCGCGCTGCTGCTCTTCCTCGGGGTGTACCCCAAGCCGCTGACCGACCTGGTCAATCCGGCGGTCGACCACACCCTGTCCGTCGTGGACAAGAAGGATCCCAAGCCCACTGTGCAGGTGGACGCCGTGCCCGGCGGAGGCCGGCACGGCCACGCCGTGCGTGAACAAGACGCGGAGGCCGCGAAGTGA
- the nuoN gene encoding NADH-quinone oxidoreductase subunit NuoN: MSSVASVHSLWTVASGAPGKIPAPHIEYTELSPTLIVLGAAVIGILIEALVPRRNRYYSQLLLSLVALAAAFAAVIGLAAGGFGSSKAHIAAMGAVAVDGPALFLQGTILLVSLIAVFTFAERRLDPAAHGNRVDSFAAQPAAVPGGAAEQAATKAGFTTTEVFPILLFAVGGMLIFPAANDLLTLFIALEVFSLPLYILCALARRQRLLSQEAAVKYFLLGAFSSAFLLFGVALLYGYAGTVTYAGIAEVVSDGAKQIDPALAGTMGNDALLLIGAALVLMGLLFKVGAVPFHMWTPDVYQGAPTPVTGFMAAATKVAAFGALLRLLYVVLPGLRWDWRPVMWGVAILTMLGGAIVAITQTDIKRLLAYSSIAHAGFLLAGVVATSEDGVSSVLFYLGAYSFVTLGAFAVITLVRDAGGEATALSKWAGLGRRSPLVAAVFAVFLLAFAGIPLTSGFAGKFAVFKAAAQSGAGWLVVVGVLSSAIAAFFYIRVIVLMFFNEPKADGPTVAVPSPLTTTAIAIGVTATLVLGLAPQYFLDLAGQASVFVR, translated from the coding sequence GTGAGTTCCGTGGCAAGTGTCCACAGCCTGTGGACGGTGGCGTCCGGCGCACCGGGCAAGATCCCGGCGCCGCACATCGAGTACACCGAGCTGTCACCGACGCTGATCGTCCTCGGCGCGGCGGTGATCGGCATCCTGATCGAGGCGCTGGTCCCGCGCCGCAACCGCTACTACTCCCAGCTGCTGCTGTCGCTGGTGGCGCTGGCCGCCGCGTTCGCCGCGGTGATCGGCCTGGCGGCCGGCGGCTTCGGCTCGTCCAAGGCGCACATCGCCGCGATGGGCGCCGTCGCCGTCGACGGTCCCGCGCTGTTCCTCCAGGGCACGATCCTGCTGGTGTCCCTGATCGCCGTCTTCACCTTCGCCGAGCGCCGGCTCGACCCCGCGGCGCACGGCAACCGTGTGGACTCCTTCGCCGCACAGCCCGCGGCCGTCCCCGGCGGCGCGGCCGAACAGGCCGCGACCAAGGCCGGGTTCACCACCACCGAAGTCTTCCCGATCCTGCTCTTCGCGGTCGGCGGCATGCTGATCTTCCCGGCGGCCAACGACCTGCTGACGCTCTTCATCGCGCTGGAGGTCTTCTCCCTCCCGCTGTACATCCTGTGTGCGCTGGCCCGCCGCCAGCGGCTGCTGTCGCAGGAGGCCGCGGTGAAGTACTTCCTCCTCGGCGCCTTCTCCTCGGCCTTCCTGCTGTTCGGCGTGGCCCTGCTCTACGGCTACGCGGGCACGGTCACCTACGCCGGGATCGCCGAGGTGGTCTCGGACGGCGCCAAGCAGATCGATCCGGCGCTGGCCGGCACGATGGGCAATGACGCCCTGCTGCTGATCGGCGCGGCGCTGGTGCTGATGGGGCTGCTGTTCAAGGTCGGCGCGGTCCCGTTCCACATGTGGACCCCGGACGTCTACCAGGGCGCCCCGACCCCGGTCACCGGCTTCATGGCGGCCGCCACCAAGGTCGCGGCCTTCGGCGCGCTGCTGCGCCTGCTGTACGTCGTGCTGCCGGGCCTGCGCTGGGACTGGCGGCCGGTGATGTGGGGCGTCGCGATCCTCACGATGCTGGGCGGGGCGATCGTCGCCATCACCCAGACCGACATCAAGCGGCTACTGGCCTACTCCTCCATCGCGCATGCCGGCTTCCTCCTCGCCGGTGTCGTCGCCACCAGCGAGGACGGCGTCTCCTCGGTGCTCTTCTACCTCGGCGCCTACTCCTTCGTGACGCTCGGCGCCTTCGCCGTGATCACCCTGGTGCGGGACGCGGGCGGCGAGGCCACCGCACTGTCCAAGTGGGCCGGGCTCGGGCGGCGTTCGCCGCTGGTGGCCGCGGTCTTCGCGGTGTTCCTGCTGGCCTTCGCGGGCATCCCGCTGACCTCCGGGTTCGCCGGGAAGTTCGCGGTCTTCAAGGCGGCGGCACAGAGCGGCGCGGGCTGGCTGGTGGTGGTCGGTGTGCTCTCCTCCGCCATCGCCGCGTTCTTCTACATCCGCGTCATCGTGCTGATGTTCTTCAACGAGCCGAAGGCGGACGGCCCGACCGTCGCGGTGCCCAGCCCGCTGACGACCACCGCCATCGCCATCGGCGTGACCGCCACCCTGGTGCTCGGCCTGGCGCCGCAGTATTTCCTCGATCTGGCCGGCCAGGCCTCGGTCTTCGTGCGCTGA
- the nuoL gene encoding NADH-quinone oxidoreductase subunit L: MENLIALLVAAPLVGAALLLCGGTRFDRTGHLIGTLFSVASFAIGVVLFADMLGKGAGDRALHQQLFSWIPVGGFRADVAFQLDQLSMTFVLLITGVGSLIHIYSIGYMEHDERRRRFFGYLNLFLAAMLLLVLADNYLLLYAGWEGVGLASYLLIGFWQHKPSAATAAKKAFLVNRVGDMGLSIAIMLMFTTFGTFAFGPVFAATGRTGQGTLTALGLLLLLAACGKSAQVPLQSWLGDAMEGPTPVSALIHAATMVTAGVYLITRSGAIFNAAPTAQLAVVVVGAVTLLFGAIVGCAKDDIKKALAGSTMSQIGYMILAAGLGPIGYAFAIMHLVTHGFFKAGLFLGAGSVMHGMNDEVDMRRYGGLRRYMPVTFVTFGLGYLAIIGFPGLSGFFSKDKIIEAAFARGGTEGWILGGAALLGAAITAFYMTRVMLMTFFGEKRWDPAEVHPHESPKVMTLPMIVLAFGSVFAGGLFSINEVFVKWLEPVTSFAHGHSPVSATTVTAATMVVLVIGVGIAWGMYGRKPVPALAPRGSLLTRAARRDLLQDDFNHVVFVRGGEQVTGTLVQLDRSVVDGAVNGTAAAMGGLSGLLRQLQTGFVRSYAVQMLGGAAVLVAATLLMRGV; this comes from the coding sequence GTGGAGAACTTGATCGCGCTGCTTGTCGCGGCACCGCTGGTCGGTGCGGCCCTGCTGTTGTGCGGCGGCACACGATTCGACCGCACCGGCCATCTGATCGGCACGCTGTTCTCGGTGGCGTCGTTCGCCATCGGGGTGGTGCTCTTCGCCGACATGCTCGGCAAGGGAGCCGGGGACCGCGCCCTGCATCAGCAGCTGTTCAGCTGGATCCCGGTCGGCGGCTTCCGCGCCGACGTCGCCTTCCAGCTCGACCAGCTGTCGATGACCTTCGTCCTGCTGATCACGGGTGTCGGATCGCTGATCCACATCTACTCGATCGGCTATATGGAGCACGACGAGCGGCGCCGCCGCTTCTTCGGCTATCTCAACCTCTTCCTCGCGGCGATGCTGCTGCTCGTCCTCGCCGACAACTACCTCCTGCTGTACGCCGGCTGGGAGGGCGTCGGCCTCGCCTCGTACCTCCTCATCGGCTTCTGGCAGCACAAGCCCAGCGCGGCCACCGCCGCCAAGAAGGCGTTCCTGGTCAACCGCGTCGGCGACATGGGCCTGTCCATCGCGATCATGCTGATGTTCACGACGTTCGGGACCTTCGCCTTCGGCCCGGTGTTCGCCGCCACCGGCCGCACCGGCCAGGGCACACTGACCGCCCTCGGGCTGTTGCTGCTGCTGGCGGCCTGCGGCAAGTCGGCACAGGTGCCCCTGCAGTCCTGGCTCGGTGACGCGATGGAGGGCCCGACCCCGGTCTCGGCCCTGATCCACGCCGCCACGATGGTCACCGCCGGCGTGTATCTGATCACCCGCTCCGGGGCGATCTTCAATGCCGCGCCGACCGCCCAGCTGGCGGTCGTCGTGGTGGGCGCGGTCACCCTTCTCTTCGGTGCGATCGTCGGTTGTGCCAAGGACGACATCAAGAAGGCGCTGGCCGGCTCGACGATGTCGCAGATCGGGTACATGATCCTGGCCGCCGGGCTCGGCCCGATCGGCTATGCCTTCGCGATCATGCATCTGGTCACCCACGGCTTCTTCAAGGCGGGCCTCTTCCTCGGCGCCGGTTCCGTGATGCACGGCATGAACGACGAGGTGGACATGCGCCGTTACGGCGGTCTGCGGAGGTACATGCCGGTCACCTTCGTCACCTTCGGCCTCGGCTATCTGGCGATCATCGGCTTCCCCGGGCTGTCCGGCTTCTTCTCCAAGGACAAGATCATCGAGGCGGCGTTCGCCAGGGGCGGCACCGAGGGCTGGATCCTCGGCGGCGCGGCCCTCCTCGGCGCCGCGATCACCGCCTTCTACATGACGCGGGTGATGCTGATGACCTTCTTCGGCGAGAAGCGCTGGGACCCCGCCGAGGTGCATCCGCACGAGTCGCCCAAGGTCATGACGCTCCCGATGATCGTGCTCGCCTTCGGATCGGTCTTCGCCGGCGGGCTGTTCAGCATCAACGAGGTGTTTGTGAAGTGGCTGGAGCCGGTCACCTCGTTCGCGCACGGCCACTCCCCGGTCAGTGCCACCACGGTCACCGCCGCCACCATGGTGGTGCTGGTCATCGGGGTCGGCATCGCCTGGGGGATGTACGGCCGCAAGCCCGTCCCGGCGCTCGCCCCGCGTGGTTCGCTGCTGACCCGGGCCGCCCGCCGCGATCTGCTCCAGGACGACTTCAACCACGTCGTCTTCGTCCGCGGCGGTGAGCAGGTCACCGGCACCCTCGTCCAGCTCGACCGCTCCGTGGTGGACGGCGCGGTCAACGGCACGGCGGCCGCGATGGGCGGACTCTCCGGCCTGCTGCGGCAGTTGCAGACCGGGTTCGTGCGTTCCTACGCGGTCCAGATGCTGGGCGGCGCCGCCGTTCTCGTCGCCGCGACCCTGCTGATGAGGGGTGTCTGA